In the Flagellimonas sp. HMM57 genome, one interval contains:
- a CDS encoding RHS repeat domain-containing protein — translation MSQGFPENPTQINELPPSPTMWEFEKYGNYPVSMHTGVPNISIPFFSAQSGPISVPISLSYHASGVQVNQRASWTGLGWTLRAGGAITRTVRGSADESNEGYINRVYDGNYNPADSAGVTELMLLGVVDTEPDIFSYDFMGYSGKFVFNHSSNRLDATIALIPHADLAITPLFTGNEIVGFSIVTPEGITAEFGYPEKSGHTINGPNNQYYVSSTNVWHLKKLTGPNNNDEITFEYELVSSNGQVNDWRYSDRHSRYFNDPCNPANYDIPSSQPHTQPFSTTFFDVKKISKVNFKNGYILFQSSRGNREDDPADDELRLDEVKLYSTIDGIDHPIKSFQLGFGYFGVPDSGVNNVKLKLNTVTEIASNGVGSNPYRFSYSHNHVPPRFSNSQDYWGYYNGKSNSSLAPRVQTTEAGFTFNLGGADRDPNPLFAEHGTLNKIVFPTKGYTLFEYEGNTCRTIESGQNTVVEKIAGGLRIKKISSMNGDDTIQWVKSYEYVQRDNPLLSSGVYNGNRFIASNDFFYRRAYHFAGQPDLVQEGNCVPSTNIVTYSIGVASSPTMSKNQATVFYTSVKEYNGTPENHQGYTWYHYADTKDETYQGSGPVAFLVDRSWDRGQLLLQETFENGNPDPISKTINEYEEINAQNPVEGFKAGARWDVSREGYYPSDQNPYSYYSIRYFLTHYTEPIVWKRLKKSTIINDGITTVKDFFYDNGLLHTNLVKTNTTIGDLGILETKTYYPDDISDINSLNEGGVLTPDERDQLLLLNKANQHRTATPIQSVTKKNGKVLSIQRNLYKTVYNNIVSSSIQTNKSSQLLENRVIYHEYDDRGNLLEVSQADGLHVLYLWGYNQEYPIAKIENLKSEDITPELQSLIDTARVQSDKDDDRTLNYLGKEGTLRLTLDNIRKHSVLKGAMVTTYTYDPLIGVTSVTDPKGYTTYYIYDSFNRLKEVRDANGDILTDYEYHFKGETN, via the coding sequence ATGTCACAAGGTTTTCCAGAGAACCCGACACAAATCAATGAATTGCCACCGTCGCCTACTATGTGGGAGTTCGAAAAATATGGGAATTACCCGGTAAGTATGCATACCGGGGTTCCTAACATTTCCATTCCCTTTTTCTCAGCACAATCCGGGCCAATAAGTGTGCCGATATCATTAAGCTACCATGCCAGTGGTGTTCAGGTGAACCAAAGGGCAAGTTGGACCGGGCTGGGTTGGACACTAAGGGCAGGGGGTGCAATTACCAGAACGGTAAGAGGCAGCGCAGATGAAAGCAATGAAGGGTATATAAATCGAGTTTATGATGGAAATTATAATCCTGCTGATAGTGCTGGTGTAACCGAGCTTATGTTATTGGGAGTCGTAGATACAGAACCGGATATTTTCAGTTATGACTTTATGGGCTATTCAGGGAAATTTGTATTTAACCATTCCAGCAATCGTTTAGATGCAACCATTGCCTTAATCCCCCATGCAGATTTGGCCATAACTCCCTTATTTACCGGAAATGAGATTGTGGGTTTCTCAATAGTCACCCCAGAAGGGATTACTGCGGAATTTGGTTACCCAGAAAAATCGGGACATACCATTAACGGGCCAAATAATCAATATTATGTATCCTCAACTAACGTATGGCACCTAAAAAAGCTAACAGGCCCGAATAACAATGATGAGATTACATTTGAATATGAATTGGTCTCTAGCAATGGGCAAGTCAATGATTGGCGCTATTCTGATAGGCATTCCAGATATTTTAACGACCCTTGCAATCCTGCTAATTATGATATCCCTTCATCACAACCACATACACAACCTTTCAGCACTACTTTTTTTGATGTCAAGAAAATAAGTAAAGTAAATTTTAAAAATGGATATATACTTTTTCAATCCTCTAGGGGTAATAGGGAAGATGATCCCGCTGATGATGAGTTAAGGCTGGATGAAGTCAAACTGTACTCCACTATAGATGGTATAGACCATCCCATAAAAAGCTTTCAATTGGGTTTTGGTTATTTTGGTGTGCCTGATAGCGGTGTCAACAATGTAAAACTTAAATTGAACACTGTGACCGAAATTGCCTCGAATGGGGTGGGCAGCAACCCATACCGGTTTTCTTATAGTCACAACCATGTTCCTCCCCGTTTTTCGAATTCCCAAGATTATTGGGGCTATTATAATGGTAAATCCAATAGTTCCCTTGCTCCCAGAGTACAAACTACAGAGGCAGGTTTTACATTTAATCTGGGCGGTGCCGATAGGGATCCCAATCCATTGTTTGCCGAACATGGAACATTGAACAAAATTGTTTTTCCAACCAAGGGCTATACCCTATTTGAATATGAGGGCAATACCTGTAGGACCATCGAATCTGGTCAAAATACAGTTGTGGAAAAAATAGCAGGAGGATTGCGCATTAAAAAAATCTCCAGTATGAATGGGGACGATACCATCCAATGGGTCAAATCTTATGAATATGTGCAACGGGACAATCCCTTATTGTCATCAGGGGTATATAATGGTAATCGTTTTATCGCTTCAAATGACTTTTTCTATCGTAGGGCATATCATTTTGCTGGTCAGCCAGATTTAGTTCAGGAAGGGAATTGTGTCCCAAGTACTAATATTGTAACATATTCTATTGGGGTCGCCTCTTCACCCACCATGTCAAAAAATCAGGCCACGGTTTTTTATACCTCTGTAAAAGAATACAATGGCACTCCAGAAAACCATCAGGGATATACCTGGTACCACTATGCTGATACCAAGGATGAAACCTACCAAGGTTCTGGGCCAGTTGCTTTTTTAGTGGACCGTAGTTGGGACAGGGGACAATTACTCCTACAAGAAACCTTTGAAAATGGCAACCCAGATCCCATTTCTAAAACGATCAACGAGTATGAAGAGATAAACGCACAGAACCCTGTAGAAGGATTTAAGGCCGGTGCTCGCTGGGATGTAAGTAGAGAGGGATACTATCCCAGCGACCAAAATCCATACTCTTATTATAGTATTCGCTATTTTTTGACTCATTATACGGAACCCATTGTTTGGAAGCGTTTAAAAAAGAGTACCATTATAAATGATGGCATTACTACCGTAAAAGACTTTTTCTATGATAATGGTCTTCTTCATACGAATTTGGTAAAGACAAATACAACAATAGGTGACTTGGGTATTTTGGAAACCAAGACCTACTATCCTGATGATATCAGCGATATCAACTCTCTTAATGAGGGTGGAGTGCTTACTCCGGATGAACGTGACCAGTTACTTCTTCTTAATAAGGCAAACCAACATCGTACGGCAACACCCATACAAAGTGTCACTAAAAAGAATGGAAAAGTATTGTCCATACAGCGCAACCTTTACAAAACGGTGTATAATAATATAGTTTCAAGTTCTATTCAAACAAACAAAAGTTCGCAGCTTTTGGAAAATCGTGTCATTTATCATGAGTATGACGATAGGGGAAATCTTTTAGAAGTCTCACAAGCCGATGGCTTACATGTCTTATATCTATGGGGCTACAACCAAGAGTACCCCATAGCCAAGATAGAGAATCTAAAATCGGAAGATATTACACCTGAGCTACAGAGCCTAATCGATACCGCAAGAGTACAATCCGATAAAGATGATGACCGAACCCTGAATTATTTGGGCAAGGAAGGTACACTAAGGCTTACCTTGGACAACATCAGGAAACATTCCGTTTTGAAGGGCGCCATGGTCACCACCTATACCTATGACCCTTTAATCGGGGTTACCAGCGTCACAGACCCTAAGGGCTATACTACCTATTACATATACGATTCGTTCAACCGCCTCAAAGAGGTAAGGGATGCCAACGGCGACATCCTAACGGACTATGAATATCACTTTAAGGGAGAGACCAACTAA